One region of Halohasta litchfieldiae genomic DNA includes:
- a CDS encoding ABC transporter ATP-binding protein, whose protein sequence is MSPPNSTETVPAAVDVEGLELVYGDGTAAVDGVDMTVPEGEFFGFLGPNGAGKTTTIKVLSTLLGPTSGTVHVNGFDVRTEPRKIRETIGYMAQETSIDPELTAEENIRFACEAYGVPRGDRDQRVDELLDLVDLADVADKRAEEFSGGMKKRLDAATALVHRPPLVFLDEPTTGLDPKARNRLWDYFRRINDRGTTIFLTTQYLEEADQLCDRLAVILDGQIVADGSPSNLKRRVGGDVLDLELDGGVDVRARAATIAREFEAFPDATVDETDEGITVTAESVRQHGTDLLVALRDAGLTVVGFNIRAPTLDDVFLAITGDTVDAESTDAVEDETPASTASEVSQ, encoded by the coding sequence ATGTCACCGCCGAATTCGACCGAGACGGTCCCCGCGGCCGTCGACGTCGAGGGTCTCGAACTCGTATATGGCGATGGAACAGCCGCCGTCGACGGGGTGGATATGACCGTCCCCGAAGGCGAGTTCTTCGGCTTCCTCGGCCCCAACGGAGCCGGAAAAACGACGACCATCAAAGTGTTGTCAACGCTGCTCGGACCCACCAGTGGGACGGTCCACGTCAATGGATTCGACGTGCGCACCGAGCCGCGAAAGATTCGGGAGACCATCGGCTACATGGCCCAGGAGACGAGCATCGATCCGGAACTCACCGCCGAGGAGAATATTCGCTTCGCTTGTGAGGCCTACGGCGTCCCGCGAGGCGACCGCGACCAGCGAGTCGACGAACTGCTGGATCTCGTCGACCTCGCCGACGTCGCCGACAAGCGAGCCGAGGAGTTCTCCGGTGGCATGAAAAAGCGACTCGATGCGGCGACCGCGTTGGTCCACCGGCCACCACTAGTCTTTCTCGACGAGCCGACGACCGGATTAGACCCAAAAGCTCGAAACCGGCTCTGGGACTACTTCCGGCGGATCAACGACCGCGGGACGACGATTTTTCTGACCACCCAGTATCTCGAAGAGGCCGACCAACTCTGTGACCGGCTGGCGGTCATCCTCGACGGACAAATAGTCGCCGACGGGAGTCCATCCAACCTAAAAAGACGAGTCGGTGGAGACGTCCTCGATCTCGAACTGGACGGTGGGGTCGACGTTCGCGCCCGTGCCGCAACGATTGCTCGTGAGTTCGAAGCGTTCCCCGATGCGACGGTCGACGAAACCGACGAGGGAATCACTGTCACCGCCGAGTCGGTCCGCCAACACGGGACGGATCTACTTGTCGCCCTCCGCGATGCCGGGCTGACTGTCGTTGGCTTCAATATTCGAGCGCCGACGCTTGACGATGTGTTCCTCGCCATCACCGGCGATACGGTCGACGCCGAGTCGACTGATGCTGTGGAAGACGAGACGCCAGCGTCGACCGCCTCGGAGGTCTCACAATGA
- a CDS encoding DUF7475 family protein gives MAETTTATGVQTFSTPENPAGYLAVLTALTTGILHLYLIPGATATAGTTGGVLFALNGTGFIGGTVLYLSKYWRKGLFLVAAIYAVLSILAMFMVHGWGIEAFYRGGSLAHWAVITKTAESILAVCSLYLYSNS, from the coding sequence ATGGCTGAAACGACCACAGCGACAGGCGTACAGACATTCAGTACACCGGAGAATCCCGCTGGGTATCTTGCCGTCCTGACTGCACTCACGACTGGCATCTTGCATCTGTACCTCATTCCGGGGGCAACCGCGACTGCAGGTACTACTGGGGGCGTGTTGTTTGCACTCAACGGGACAGGATTCATCGGCGGGACGGTGCTGTATCTCTCGAAATACTGGCGGAAGGGACTGTTCCTTGTGGCAGCGATCTATGCGGTACTCTCGATTCTAGCAATGTTTATGGTACACGGATGGGGGATAGAAGCATTCTACAGAGGCGGCTCCCTCGCTCACTGGGCAGTAATAACAAAGACCGCGGAGTCGATCCTCGCCGTCTGTTCTCTCTACTTGTATTCGAATAGCTAG
- a CDS encoding DMT family transporter, with protein MSSFRNAGLFLLLSFLWGTSFMAIKAGLEFMPPVLFAAFRYDLAAVGMLGYAAYATDYWRPRSQADWTVVGISAILIIAFYNTFLFVGQQGVTSGVAAILIAMNPILATGFSRLLLPSEQLGAVESVGLFVGFLGVGLVARPTSSGVLAADLLAPGFVLLAAVCVALGSVLIQRVDGGLPAEGMVAWSTAFGAILLHAMSLALPSESMADITVTTEAVVTLVYLAVFASAVGYVIYFDLLDRLGAIEINLVSYTVPIFAALSGWLVLSESVDVLSAVGFAMIFGGFVLLKRGALGEKVDWL; from the coding sequence GTGAGTAGTTTCCGAAACGCCGGACTGTTTCTCCTGTTATCGTTTCTGTGGGGAACGTCGTTTATGGCGATCAAAGCGGGCCTGGAGTTCATGCCGCCGGTCCTGTTTGCAGCGTTTCGCTACGACCTCGCCGCCGTCGGAATGCTTGGCTATGCGGCATACGCGACCGACTACTGGCGACCGCGCAGTCAGGCCGACTGGACGGTCGTCGGAATCAGTGCGATCCTCATTATCGCCTTTTATAATACGTTCCTGTTCGTCGGCCAGCAGGGCGTCACAAGCGGGGTCGCCGCGATCCTGATTGCGATGAACCCGATTCTGGCGACCGGCTTTTCACGGCTCCTGCTCCCGAGCGAGCAGTTGGGAGCCGTGGAGTCGGTGGGACTTTTCGTCGGCTTTCTCGGCGTCGGACTGGTCGCTCGGCCGACCTCTTCGGGGGTGCTGGCGGCGGATCTTCTGGCACCGGGGTTCGTCCTGCTGGCGGCGGTTTGTGTCGCCCTCGGCAGCGTGTTGATCCAGCGCGTCGACGGCGGACTTCCGGCAGAGGGGATGGTGGCGTGGTCGACCGCGTTCGGGGCGATCCTGCTGCACGCGATGAGCCTCGCCCTCCCGTCGGAATCGATGGCCGATATAACAGTGACAACCGAAGCCGTCGTGACACTGGTCTATCTCGCGGTGTTTGCAAGCGCTGTGGGCTACGTCATCTACTTCGACCTACTTGACCGACTGGGAGCCATCGAGATCAATCTCGTCTCGTATACCGTGCCGATCTTTGCGGCGCTGTCGGGCTGGCTCGTGTTGAGCGAGTCGGTCGACGTACTGTCGGCTGTCGGCTTCGCCATGATATTTGGTGGCTTCGTCCTGCTGAAGCGCGGGGCGCTCGGTGAGAAAGTCGACTGGCTGTGA
- a CDS encoding helix-turn-helix transcriptional regulator translates to MPGNSVYDFVISSSVRVDILQRLAATTQPTDQLIDHLDASTSTVYTALADLERRGVVFDGDAGWTLTGQGRLVVDLIERKKSTVQTINYDQEYWETHRTDHLPREFRRRLPELGQYEVVRSEPPTVRAHASAVVDLLEQADSCRTAVPIHAPEYSDAFPDDPDSRLILPPSVVDQLQADVEAGTRDRIREIDTAQYRVTDIQFGFTVADSYMMMALRPMTQSPVESVLISEAESAIRWASDLYESLWQDAERLDSYLSRG, encoded by the coding sequence ATGCCAGGGAATTCGGTGTATGATTTCGTTATCTCTTCGTCGGTTCGGGTTGATATTTTGCAGCGACTAGCCGCAACTACGCAGCCGACGGATCAGCTCATCGACCACCTGGATGCGAGCACGTCGACGGTGTATACCGCACTCGCGGATTTGGAGCGTCGGGGAGTGGTTTTTGATGGAGACGCTGGCTGGACACTCACGGGACAAGGCCGTCTGGTGGTAGATCTCATCGAACGAAAAAAATCCACCGTTCAGACAATCAACTATGATCAGGAATACTGGGAGACCCACCGAACCGATCATCTTCCCCGAGAGTTTCGCCGTCGACTTCCTGAACTGGGGCAGTACGAAGTCGTTCGTTCCGAACCACCCACTGTTCGAGCACATGCCAGCGCAGTTGTCGACCTGCTTGAGCAAGCAGATAGCTGCCGTACTGCCGTGCCAATCCACGCTCCAGAGTATAGTGATGCGTTCCCGGATGATCCTGACTCTCGGCTTATTTTGCCACCGAGTGTTGTCGACCAGTTACAGGCGGACGTCGAGGCGGGAACCCGCGACCGGATTCGTGAGATCGACACAGCCCAGTACAGAGTGACAGATATTCAGTTTGGATTCACTGTTGCTGATTCGTATATGATGATGGCGCTCCGACCGATGACCCAGTCGCCGGTTGAGTCGGTGCTAATCTCCGAGGCAGAGTCCGCTATCCGCTGGGCCTCGGACCTCTACGAATCGCTCTGGCAGGATGCCGAACGCTTGGATTCGTATCTGAGTCGGGGATAA
- a CDS encoding type II toxin-antitoxin system VapC family toxin — MKVFVDTNVFIASITEEPARGEIATELLNENYEFCTSILNLMEIRSVLTKKKRVEQEQVENILTDIYGRVDIYAPEISDQISAYSLQEDTLLYTLDCVLLALAEDVDATMVTFDGELLEHGAIEPAELIE, encoded by the coding sequence ATGAAGGTATTCGTCGATACAAACGTATTCATTGCCAGCATAACCGAGGAACCAGCACGTGGTGAGATAGCGACCGAACTGCTGAACGAGAACTATGAGTTCTGCACGTCGATTCTCAACCTGATGGAAATTCGGTCGGTATTGACGAAAAAGAAGCGTGTGGAACAAGAGCAAGTTGAAAATATACTGACTGACATCTACGGACGCGTCGACATCTACGCGCCGGAAATCAGTGATCAGATTTCGGCATACAGTCTCCAAGAAGACACGCTACTGTACACGCTTGACTGCGTCCTCCTTGCTCTCGCCGAGGATGTCGACGCCACGATGGTCACCTTCGATGGCGAACTACTGGAGCACGGTGCCATCGAGCCAGCCGAGTTGATCGAGTAA
- a CDS encoding shikimate kinase: MKGVASAPGAGTVLNALATHTGSAFAIDVDTTATVDLDSGDTVTGEIDGEPDGDTRLIERCVDLVTERFGDGEGGTVRTESEVPMAAGLKSSSAAANASILATLDALGVDVVDPTGESELDGDGGVDPAADEITSLDACRLGVEAARDVGVTITGAFDDAAASMVGGVVVTDNDTDELLARETRDWEVLVWTPPERAYSADADVDRCGKITEMADLVEELALDGRYGKAMTVNGLAYSAALGFSTDPAIEAMDHAEGVSLSGTGPSVVAVGTGESLAAVREQWAARDGSLLETSTQTTGARIQ; this comes from the coding sequence ATGAAGGGAGTCGCGTCGGCACCGGGTGCCGGCACCGTTCTTAACGCGTTGGCGACACACACAGGGTCGGCCTTCGCCATCGATGTCGACACCACCGCCACCGTCGACCTCGATAGCGGCGACACCGTCACCGGCGAAATCGATGGCGAACCGGATGGCGACACCCGACTGATCGAACGCTGTGTCGACCTCGTCACCGAGCGATTCGGTGACGGCGAGGGTGGCACCGTCCGCACCGAAAGCGAGGTACCGATGGCTGCCGGACTCAAGAGTTCGAGCGCGGCGGCCAACGCCTCGATTCTGGCCACGCTCGATGCCCTCGGCGTCGACGTCGTCGACCCCACTGGTGAAAGTGAACTCGATGGCGATGGAGGGGTCGACCCCGCAGCCGACGAAATCACCTCTCTCGATGCCTGTCGACTCGGCGTCGAAGCCGCCCGTGACGTGGGTGTCACGATCACCGGCGCGTTCGACGATGCCGCCGCGAGCATGGTCGGCGGCGTTGTTGTGACTGACAACGACACCGACGAGTTGTTGGCCCGCGAAACCCGCGACTGGGAGGTGCTGGTCTGGACGCCGCCGGAGCGGGCCTACAGCGCGGACGCCGACGTCGACCGCTGTGGAAAGATCACCGAGATGGCCGACCTCGTCGAGGAGTTGGCACTCGACGGTCGCTACGGCAAGGCGATGACCGTCAATGGACTGGCCTACTCGGCGGCGCTCGGCTTTTCGACCGATCCAGCTATCGAGGCGATGGACCACGCCGAGGGTGTCTCGCTGTCGGGCACCGGCCCCAGTGTCGTGGCGGTTGGCACTGGTGAGTCGCTGGCGGCGGTCCGCGAGCAGTGGGCCGCGCGCGATGGGAGCCTTCTTGAGACGTCGACACAAACCACCGGAGCACGAATCCAATGA
- a CDS encoding AAA family ATPase, whose protein sequence is MSDDPGVELTVRSAEKRDAGRGIARLPDRAMRELGVLSGDTVVIEGAASTVAKVWPGGHSVAAGSVLIDADTRTNASVKVGETVRVKKEPVSDARRVRLIPPKELAAADISHETIETAVERDIRDRPIREGEGVRIERLAGTRFTVASTDPEGTVRVTDSTRVTVDPVAQSRSSNQTSNPTEPIDKAIDGRANKVDSDPQSPTGVTYEDIGGLDDELELVREMIELPLSEPEVFTRLGVDPPKGVLLHGPPGTGKTLIAKAVANEVDATFLTVSGPEIMSKYKGESEEKLREKFQEAADNAPAIVFFDEIDSIAGKREDGGDVESRVVGQLLSLMDGLNARGDVIVIGATNRVDSLDPALRRGGRFDREIEIGVPGEAGRREVLDVHTRRMPLADDVDVDKLASRTHGFVGADLESLTKEAAMTALRRTRRAGEPLGNITISRADFESAMAALEPSAMREYVAETPSTDFDDVGGLDEAKSQLEQAVTWPLMYGPLFDAADTAPSAGVLLHGPPGTGKTLLARAIAGESEVNFIQVQGPELLDRYVGESERAVREVFERARQAAPAIVFFDEIDAIAGDRDSLGSDSGVGDRVVSQLLTELDRLSDNPNLVVLAATNRRGSLDPALLRAGRLERHINVPEPDREARRAILAVHTRDKPLAEDVDLDSVADDTEGYSGAELTSICREAALLAITDVAGRYEGETANDHVDELVITDDQFETALQSIAASR, encoded by the coding sequence ATGAGTGACGATCCCGGTGTTGAACTCACCGTTCGCAGTGCCGAAAAGCGGGATGCCGGACGCGGAATCGCCCGGCTTCCCGACCGAGCGATGCGGGAACTCGGCGTTCTCAGTGGGGATACAGTCGTTATCGAGGGCGCAGCCTCGACGGTCGCCAAAGTGTGGCCCGGTGGCCATAGCGTGGCCGCTGGCTCCGTCCTCATCGACGCCGACACACGCACCAACGCGAGTGTCAAAGTCGGCGAGACCGTCCGAGTGAAAAAAGAGCCGGTATCGGATGCCCGCCGCGTCCGACTCATCCCGCCAAAGGAGTTGGCCGCAGCCGACATCTCACACGAGACCATCGAAACCGCGGTCGAACGCGATATTCGGGACCGACCAATCCGCGAGGGTGAGGGCGTTCGCATCGAACGCCTCGCCGGAACGCGGTTCACCGTGGCGTCAACCGACCCCGAGGGGACGGTGCGCGTCACCGACTCAACGCGTGTCACTGTCGACCCCGTCGCGCAATCACGGTCGTCGAATCAGACGAGCAACCCGACGGAGCCGATCGACAAAGCGATCGACGGGAGGGCCAACAAGGTCGACAGTGACCCCCAATCCCCGACCGGTGTCACCTACGAGGATATCGGTGGCCTCGACGACGAACTGGAACTCGTTCGGGAGATGATCGAACTCCCGTTGTCCGAGCCGGAGGTGTTCACCCGACTCGGCGTCGACCCACCGAAGGGCGTCTTGCTGCATGGCCCTCCCGGCACGGGGAAGACGCTCATTGCGAAGGCGGTCGCCAACGAGGTCGACGCCACCTTCCTCACCGTCTCGGGGCCGGAGATCATGTCGAAGTACAAGGGCGAATCCGAGGAGAAACTCCGCGAGAAGTTCCAAGAGGCCGCCGACAACGCCCCCGCCATCGTCTTTTTCGACGAGATCGACTCCATCGCGGGCAAACGCGAGGACGGCGGCGATGTCGAAAGCCGGGTTGTCGGCCAACTGCTGAGCCTGATGGATGGTCTCAACGCCCGCGGTGATGTAATCGTGATCGGGGCAACGAACCGCGTCGACTCGCTCGACCCCGCCCTGCGGCGCGGTGGGCGGTTCGACCGCGAGATCGAGATCGGCGTTCCCGGCGAGGCAGGTCGCCGCGAGGTCCTCGACGTCCACACACGGCGAATGCCGCTTGCCGATGACGTAGATGTCGACAAACTCGCCTCACGGACCCACGGCTTCGTGGGGGCTGATCTCGAATCGCTGACCAAGGAGGCCGCGATGACCGCGCTTCGCCGGACCAGACGCGCTGGCGAGCCGCTGGGGAACATCACCATCTCGCGGGCCGACTTCGAGAGCGCGATGGCCGCCCTCGAACCCAGCGCGATGCGGGAGTACGTCGCCGAAACGCCGTCGACTGATTTCGACGACGTGGGCGGGCTCGACGAGGCGAAATCACAACTCGAACAGGCAGTGACGTGGCCGCTGATGTACGGGCCGCTGTTCGATGCCGCCGACACCGCCCCGTCGGCCGGCGTCCTCCTCCACGGGCCACCCGGAACCGGAAAGACACTTCTCGCACGCGCGATTGCGGGCGAAAGCGAGGTTAACTTCATTCAAGTGCAGGGGCCTGAACTGCTGGACCGCTATGTTGGCGAATCCGAGCGAGCGGTTCGGGAGGTCTTCGAGCGCGCCCGACAGGCCGCCCCCGCCATCGTCTTTTTCGACGAGATCGACGCCATCGCCGGCGACCGAGACAGCCTCGGTAGCGACTCCGGGGTCGGTGATCGCGTCGTCTCTCAACTCCTGACTGAACTCGACCGCCTTAGCGACAACCCGAATTTGGTCGTTCTGGCGGCGACAAACCGCCGCGGCAGTCTCGATCCAGCCCTGCTCCGGGCCGGTCGACTCGAACGCCATATCAACGTGCCCGAACCCGACCGCGAGGCCCGGCGGGCAATTTTGGCGGTTCACACCCGAGACAAACCACTGGCCGAAGACGTCGACCTCGATTCGGTTGCCGACGACACCGAGGGCTACTCGGGGGCCGAACTCACCTCGATCTGCCGGGAAGCCGCACTGTTGGCAATTACCGATGTCGCGGGTCGGTACGAGGGTGAGACCGCAAACGACCACGTCGACGAGCTGGTGATTACGGACGATCAGTTCGAGACCGCACTCCAGTCGATTGCCGCGAGTCGGTAA
- a CDS encoding DUF7508 domain-containing protein, giving the protein MSLRKQWQALDRSTVASAPERYGLYELGDQEGTSLGVGIGVLRDELKEALSYGRPSGFESTEAGGTTGESTEAGGANGESTGKPTQVRWETATSKAHAERLLEEHR; this is encoded by the coding sequence ATGAGTCTCAGAAAACAGTGGCAAGCCTTGGATCGGTCGACCGTTGCCAGCGCCCCCGAGCGCTACGGTCTCTACGAGTTGGGCGACCAAGAGGGCACCAGTCTCGGCGTCGGCATCGGCGTGCTTCGGGACGAACTCAAGGAGGCGCTATCCTACGGGAGACCGTCGGGCTTCGAGTCGACCGAAGCGGGTGGGACAACCGGCGAGTCGACCGAAGCGGGTGGGGCAAACGGCGAGTCGACTGGCAAGCCAACACAGGTTCGCTGGGAGACCGCCACATCGAAAGCCCACGCCGAGCGGCTGCTCGAAGAGCATCGGTAG
- a CDS encoding DUF7522 family protein produces the protein MSDEEPMSEKPLTEKRADQLKTACRSAVGDNCRSVTYFDATNYMQVYLRGDLEQDADLMSFIGHEWHDYKTTTDAYAGSELGNYEYTIRNFENGFLVRVGVGDSGVFVTTDGLKLKDFDSLVATITELLESWD, from the coding sequence ATGAGCGATGAAGAACCAATGAGCGAGAAGCCACTGACCGAAAAACGCGCCGACCAGCTTAAAACCGCCTGCCGGAGTGCGGTCGGCGACAACTGTCGGTCAGTTACCTACTTCGATGCGACCAACTATATGCAAGTGTATCTCCGCGGCGATCTCGAACAGGATGCGGATCTGATGTCGTTTATCGGCCACGAATGGCACGACTACAAGACGACGACCGATGCCTACGCTGGCTCGGAGCTTGGCAACTACGAGTACACGATCCGAAACTTCGAAAACGGGTTTCTGGTCCGGGTCGGTGTCGGCGACAGCGGCGTCTTCGTGACGACTGACGGGCTGAAGCTGAAAGATTTCGACTCACTCGTCGCCACAATCACTGAACTCCTCGAAAGCTGGGACTGA
- a CDS encoding cation:proton antiporter domain-containing protein: MVGEGPDTLIIVALILALGVAAQVLADRFRVPSVLFLILAGVAVGPKGLSIVTVDVFGDSLTTIVGISVAIIVFEGSFHLKVDKLREAPSAALRLVTIGAVISFVGTTVAARYFLGAEWGIAALIGALLIATGPTVITPILAVVPVRDRVAAALETEGIVNDVTAAILAVVIFKLLTAQEVAPTQYLVEFIQRLSIGVFFGLVTAGVLWFLFVRMELSTGWTPQNARLMTLSGAILAFALADTIASESGVAAVATAGILLGNADLPYEETIEEFKGDVTIIVLSFVFIALAALIEFDTLLALGVGGLLVVAAIALLVRPLLVFISTTGDRFKRNEKLFMSFVGPRGIIPASVATLFAIQLQTPEAPSNPEGASILAGTVFLVILLTVVFEGGFARQIAEKLQVIPMRVLVIGGGRVGKEIVERLEERGENVVIIEDRGDTAEELRNQGFTVRDGDGTNIETLRKAGAERSKIVVAATGDDDTNLLVAQLASSKFDTHKVISRVNEPDNVDAFNELGVETVSASSATAWGIDNLIERPALSRWMTELGRSGDVQEIEVTDESLVGKTVGDVSEMLPGGCMIALVSRDDENTVPDTNQEIHYGDHLTVLGRTDAVHEAIERLHPHD; encoded by the coding sequence GTGGTTGGAGAAGGACCAGATACACTCATCATCGTCGCGCTCATCCTCGCTCTCGGCGTGGCCGCACAGGTTCTCGCCGACAGATTTCGCGTCCCGAGCGTGCTGTTTTTGATTTTGGCGGGGGTGGCTGTCGGGCCAAAGGGGTTGTCGATTGTGACGGTCGACGTCTTCGGTGATTCGCTGACGACGATTGTGGGAATCAGCGTCGCGATTATCGTCTTCGAGGGCTCGTTCCACCTCAAAGTAGACAAACTGCGTGAAGCCCCCTCTGCGGCACTGCGTCTTGTGACCATCGGTGCGGTGATCTCGTTTGTCGGGACAACGGTCGCAGCTAGGTACTTCCTCGGTGCCGAGTGGGGGATTGCAGCCCTCATTGGCGCGCTCCTGATCGCGACCGGGCCGACAGTGATCACCCCTATTTTGGCCGTGGTTCCGGTTCGGGATCGTGTTGCCGCGGCGCTCGAAACCGAGGGGATCGTCAACGACGTCACCGCGGCGATTCTTGCCGTCGTCATTTTCAAACTCCTGACCGCACAGGAAGTCGCACCCACGCAGTATCTGGTCGAGTTTATCCAACGGTTGAGTATTGGGGTGTTTTTCGGACTGGTCACCGCAGGTGTACTCTGGTTCCTCTTCGTTCGGATGGAGCTGTCGACGGGCTGGACCCCACAGAATGCCCGCCTGATGACGCTTTCTGGAGCGATCTTAGCGTTCGCCCTCGCAGATACAATCGCCTCGGAATCCGGCGTTGCCGCGGTGGCGACCGCCGGGATACTGCTTGGCAACGCCGACCTCCCCTACGAGGAGACCATCGAGGAGTTCAAAGGGGATGTGACGATCATCGTGCTTTCGTTCGTCTTCATCGCGCTGGCAGCACTGATTGAGTTCGATACCTTGCTTGCACTCGGTGTCGGCGGCCTGCTTGTCGTGGCGGCGATAGCACTGCTGGTCCGCCCGTTGTTGGTGTTCATTTCAACAACTGGCGACCGGTTCAAGCGGAACGAGAAACTGTTTATGAGTTTCGTGGGACCTCGCGGTATCATTCCAGCCAGCGTCGCCACGTTGTTTGCGATCCAACTCCAGACGCCCGAGGCACCGTCGAACCCCGAGGGTGCGAGCATTCTTGCGGGAACGGTGTTTCTCGTCATTTTGCTGACTGTCGTCTTCGAAGGTGGATTTGCCAGACAGATAGCTGAGAAATTACAGGTCATACCAATGCGTGTACTCGTTATCGGCGGCGGCCGTGTAGGAAAAGAAATCGTTGAACGACTCGAAGAGCGGGGCGAAAACGTCGTCATCATCGAAGATCGAGGTGACACCGCAGAGGAACTTCGGAATCAGGGCTTTACCGTCCGTGACGGCGATGGAACCAACATCGAGACGCTCCGTAAGGCCGGGGCAGAACGGTCGAAAATCGTCGTTGCCGCCACAGGCGACGACGATACGAACCTGCTTGTGGCACAGCTCGCAAGCTCCAAGTTCGATACGCACAAAGTGATCTCTCGGGTCAACGAACCCGACAACGTCGACGCGTTCAACGAACTCGGCGTCGAGACCGTCTCGGCGTCATCAGCCACAGCATGGGGGATCGACAACCTCATCGAACGCCCCGCGCTCTCCCGGTGGATGACCGAACTCGGCCGGAGTGGCGACGTCCAAGAGATCGAAGTCACCGACGAATCGCTGGTCGGTAAAACGGTCGGTGACGTCTCCGAGATGCTCCCCGGCGGATGTATGATCGCACTCGTGAGTCGGGATGACGAGAACACGGTGCCAGACACCAATCAAGAGATTCACTACGGTGATCACCTCACCGTGCTCGGTCGAACCGATGCCGTCCACGAAGCCATCGAACGACTCCACCCCCACGACTGA
- a CDS encoding DUF5796 family protein, whose translation MAVHNDVPPRTLGVELREEGVVVTYADGRTTIYRGVPKKVSGSLKTAPGKETHVLVTDPTETEGVLLYVNDLKTADEILEDTGVGRILLSENDREDVFPGVTVSRTGGHRTTVEADPEEARGRVFVFVEDDWGEASYEFVDESRLD comes from the coding sequence ATGGCAGTTCATAACGACGTTCCCCCGCGAACACTCGGCGTCGAACTCCGTGAGGAGGGTGTCGTCGTCACCTACGCCGACGGACGGACGACCATCTACCGCGGCGTTCCCAAAAAGGTCAGTGGCTCACTCAAAACCGCTCCCGGCAAGGAGACACACGTTCTCGTCACAGATCCGACCGAAACCGAGGGCGTCCTGCTGTACGTCAACGACCTCAAAACCGCCGACGAAATCCTCGAAGACACCGGTGTCGGCCGAATCCTCCTCTCGGAAAACGACCGTGAGGACGTGTTCCCCGGCGTGACAGTCTCCCGAACTGGCGGTCATCGAACGACTGTCGAGGCCGACCCCGAGGAGGCTCGGGGCCGCGTCTTTGTCTTCGTCGAGGACGACTGGGGCGAAGCCAGCTACGAGTTCGTCGACGAGTCTCGACTCGATTAG
- a CDS encoding chorismate mutase — translation MSTEEKSLDELRTEIEDIDREIVELIARRTYVADTIAEVKSERDLPTTDEGQEDKVMDRAGENADKFDVDSNLVKAVFRLLIELNKVEQRQNR, via the coding sequence ATGAGCACTGAAGAAAAGAGTCTGGACGAGCTGCGTACCGAAATCGAAGACATCGACCGGGAGATCGTCGAGTTGATCGCCCGCCGAACCTATGTTGCCGACACGATTGCGGAGGTCAAATCCGAGCGAGATCTGCCAACGACTGATGAAGGCCAAGAGGACAAGGTCATGGATCGCGCTGGGGAGAACGCCGACAAGTTCGACGTCGACTCGAACCTCGTCAAGGCCGTATTCCGACTGCTGATCGAGTTGAACAAGGTCGAACAGCGACAGAACCGGTAG